One stretch of Punica granatum isolate Tunisia-2019 chromosome 5, ASM765513v2, whole genome shotgun sequence DNA includes these proteins:
- the LOC116209122 gene encoding FBD-associated F-box protein At1g61320-like: MLEGVEELDLDFFGATSHLLFPFDLSSIHSLRILELSFCQINFPLTLNNLHLLETLVLSRVRSPEDLILAGFKTVSSLKNCFENIARLRDAVLNIAAPGGLKLNHQIKDIIWDLARLRTLTVSASFVEDLCPTYKGGALQRMQFSLLLLSEVQLLMEDAIYCNHFDIALFLMNCPCVEKLFIDLNGWPFQGSVYWKMYLKQGLEQIQ; the protein is encoded by the exons ATGTTGGAAGGAGTTGAAGAACTCGATTTGGATTTCTTTGGTGCAACCAGCCATCTTTTGTTCCCTTTCGATCTAAGTAGCATTCATTCGCTAAGAATCCTTGAGCTTTCCTTTTGTCAGATCAATTTTCCTTTGACGCTGAACAACTTGCATCTCCTTGAGACGCTTGTTCTTTCTAGGGTGAGAAGTCCTGAAGATCTAATCTTAGCCGGGTTCAAAACTGTAAGCTCCTTGAAGAATTG CTTTGAAAATATAGCCCGGCTGAGGGATGCCGTGCTAAATATTGCGGCCCCTGGGGGCCTGAAACTCAACCACCAAATCAAAGATATCATATGGGATCTTGCCCGTCTCCGTACTCTCACTGTCAGCGCTAGCTTTGTAGAG GATTTATGCCCGACTTACAAAGGTGGAGCACTTCAAAGAATGCAGTTTTCCCTTCTGCTCTTGAGTGAAGTGCAGCTGCTGATGGAAGACGCAATCTATTGCAATCACTTTGACATCGCTCTTTTCCTGATGAACTGCCCCTGTGTCGAAAAGCTCTTCATTGAT CTCAATGGTTGGCCCTTCCAGGGCAGCGTTTATTGGAAAATGTACCTGAAGCAAGGGCTCGAGCAGATCCAATAG
- the LOC116208766 gene encoding F-box protein SKIP27-like, with translation MAMGEGVKCGVADGELDEMLGFGCVKYTRGLGRKRIVISSNAETSPSDSAMGAPLKRQCSGRLSVESDKSALETLPQDILIRILCGVEHDDLKQLIQVSKSIKDAAVIAKQWHFAYKTPTKTRAFRTSIDLEDPSAFDDIETPKAPLRCFKPRLCRRKLVEISTVLFDSP, from the exons ATGGCGATGGGAGAGGGCGTGAAATGCGGTGTGGCGGACGGGGAGTTGGATGAGATGCTAGGGTTTGGGTGCGTGAAGTACACGAGGGGCCTGGGGAGGAAGAGGATCGTCATCTCGAGCAATGCCGAGACGTCGCCGAGCGATTCGGCCATGGGAGCTCCTCTGAAGAGACAGTGCAGCGGGAGGCTCTCAGTCGAATCCGACAAGTCTGCTCTCGAGACGCTTCCGCAGGACATTTTG ATTCGGATTCTATGTGGAGTGGAGCACGATGACTTGAAGCAGCTGATTCAGGTGTCGAAATCGATCAAAGACGCT GCTGTCATAGCGAAGCAATGGCACTTTGCCTACAAAACCCCTACCAAAACCCGTGCCTTCAGAACCTCAATTGACCTCGAGGACCCGAGCGCGTTCGATGATATTGAAACTCCAAAGGCCCCATTGAGGTGTTTCAAGCCCCGGCTCTGCAGGAGGAAGCTTGTGGAAATCTCGACAGTCCTATTCGATTCACCCTAG